Within the Prochlorococcus sp. MIT 1300 genome, the region ACTAAGCGTGTTCGGTTATTAATGCCAAACACATACATGAATGAAAGCGGCCGCTCAATCCGCTCAGCCATGAACTGGTTCGATCTCGAGATTGAACAATTACTAGTTTTAGTTGACGATATGGATCTACCTCTTGGCAAACTTAGACTTCGAACCAAGGGAGGATCTGGCGGTCACAATGGTTTAAAAAGTACTATTAGTCATCTTGGAACCGAGAACTTCAACCGCCTAAGAATTGGTATTGGTGCTCCAATTGGAATGCCAGAAGAACGACGAGCAAATACCGTTTCTCATGTTTTAGGAGTATTTTCCAAATCAGAGACCCTCCTAGTTGAGAATACGATTAAACAAGTAATTACAGGAATCAATATTATTCAGGAATATGGTCTCGAAAAAGCAAGTAACCAACTTAACTCCTATCAAGCCACTAAACTTGAAAAATAATAATGAATACTCTCCCAGCCACTGCAGCTTGCCTAAGAGTTAACCGTCAGAATTTTGCAGAGAATTTTATAGATGGAGAAGTCTCTGCGGGAGGGTTTGAATGGAATTTTCATTGGGAATTCAGCCAAGGAGAATTACAAGTAGAGCCCTCTCTTGGCAGAGCACTCATTCAAGATGCTTTGCTTAGATTCCTTATTAAAATGGACTATCAGCTTGAGCCAGGTGAAAATTATTTTTTTACTGTTAGGGCTAAGTTTTAAACTTTTTTGATCCTTTCCAACACAGCTTCTTGCCTAGGTAATTTTCTAAAATAATCAAAGCCGCTACAGCATCTAAATTTTCTTTCGGTAAAACTAATCCTCTTGGCAGAAATCTAGTGAAATCTTGAGGGGGCCAAAGTTCCCAATAACGCTTTCTGGCTTTTAAAGTAGTGTTAAACTCTTCTACAACTTGTAAAGATGCAACGCCAGTTAATTTTTCTTCCCAATAATCACTACTAGTACCATTGCCGAGCAAAATCAAGTCAATATTGAATTGTGATTTCCAAAGGGTTATTAAATCAATAACCGCACCTGCATGAACAACTCTTCCTTCCAAAACCAAACCCTTTTCTGGGCATGAAAGTACAAGACCACATTTGTGTCTACCAGGATCAATAGCTATCAGTTTGCCCATGTACTGCTTTTATCGGGCTTATTGATGTTCTGCTTTATGCGTAAACCTATTTTCACTTGATCTGACGTATCACTACTCTTTAAAGCGAACGACTCTAAAATAATAGTTCCACCTAAGAGACCTACCAATTCCTTGCCCAATTGATTAACTGAACTTGCATCAAATTGAAGTCCTGAGCTAAGAGATCCTCTTCGCCTAACCTCTGCGAAAGTAGAGGCTAGTAAAAGGTTTATCTGCTTTCGTATTACATCAGTGGTTCGATCTCTTGGATTAAGGGTGATCTTTCCCAAAACATCACCTTTTTGTACAACAGCAATGTTTGGTCTTACCTCCGGGATGGCATAAACCCATTTTTCCCCTAGCAAAACATTACCTGCTGAACGAAAATTAACGACCCATGTACCAGACTCACTAATAGTTTCTTTAAGCTTTTGAATTTCCTCTCTAGGCACCCTCAGGATCTGCCTATTTGGTTTTTCACCAGGCAAAACCCGCCTAAAAGCCTCAAGATTTGCCTCCTGAAGCAAACGATCAATTATCCCTTTAGCTTGATTCGGGTTATCTAATCTGAACTTCGCAGTAGCCAATCTTTGTCCGCTACTTAAAACAACAGCACCTCTCCTTAAAGCAATCAAATTACTTTCACGCAACCTCAATTCCTTTTGAGCTGCCTTGATCTTTGCTTGTAGGCCATCTAATTGAAATAAACCAACTCTCAATTGCCTGCTCACAAGCAACATCAAACCTAACGATAAAAAACTAATAAGGCTCCCTGTTAGGACTGTGATTAAAACAGCTGTGCTTCTTGGTCGCAGGTTAAATATGCTTAAACGAGCTTTGCCTACTCGACTGCCAAGCCGATCCCCAAGAGTGGATAAGACCCCTCCAAGGACCAATAAAAGAACAATGAGCAGCCAGCCTGTCACGAAAAACGTCGGGCCAAGTTTTTATTTGATTCAAACAACATGAATGGTAGGAAGGGATCACACCTAATTGAAACGCTTAGCAAGAGCAATTGGGTCTAATACCGTAATTTTCTTACGATCAATTTCTACCAGGCCAGCGCTACGTAAGTCTCCCAAAAGTCTGGTAATTGTGACCCTTGTAGAACCTATGGCCTCTGCTATTGCCTGATGCGAAAGTCTCAAATCAATAGTAATTCCTTGATCCCCAGGGACCCCAAAATCCCTGCAAAGAACCAATAAGAAGCTTACTAAACGTGATGACATATCACGATGAGTAAGTGTTTCTATCATCGTTTCTGTTTGCAAGATTCGACTGGAAAGCCCCTGCAAAAGAAGCAACCCAACGCCAGAGTCATCTTCTATCGCCTGTCGAACAGACACAGCAGGAGCCGTAATCATCTCAACCCTAGTGAATGCAACTGCGTGATAGAAGCGATCAGATCTATGGCCTGTTAAAAGAGAAAGAACCCCAAAAAGACTATTCTCTCTCAATAGGGCAACCGTAATTTCTTCACCAGATTCATAGACCCTTGAGAGTCGGACTGCTCCTCTTCTTATTAGATAAACCCTCTCTGCAGGATCCCCAGGGAAAAAAATAGTTTTAGCTCTTTCAACCATTTCAGTGCTAGCACCTTCGAGGGCACGAATCACATCCACCAATGTTCTGCTATTCCCAGCAGGAGCATTAGCAAGGCTTGGAGAAGAACCTTGAGCCACGGGTTGTGATGCATAGCGGCTAAAACCGCCAGGAGCTACAGCCATATATGCAAGGTAGTTGCAAGGACGCTAAGGAGCAGTGAATTAAAGCCTTGTAGCAATAGTGACTATTTTTAGGCTTAATTGTTTAAAGCCGATTTTTGTGCAACCTGAAGTTCCATTAGTCCCTTCTCAGCCAAATCAAGGAAAGAATTCAATTGCTCTCTAGAAAATGGAGCTCTTTCAGCAGATCCCTGTATCTCCAATAGCTTTCCCTGAGAATCCATCACAACGTTTAGATCAACATCTGCAATTGAATCCTCCTGATAATCAAGATCAAGCATTGCTAAGCCATCTACCAAACCAACTGAAACTGCTGCGACTTGCTCCTTGAGAGGATTTTCTTCTAAAAAACCTTTTTCGACTAATCGGGAAAAGCCACGATCAAGAGCGATCCACGCACCTGTAATGGAGGCCGTCCTGGTCCCGGCGTCTGCTTGGATTACATCACAATCAATTTTTACAGTTTTCTCCCCAAGCAACGACATATCTAGGACTGATCTCAAAGTCCTACCTATAAGTCGTTGAATTTCCTGAGTCCTTCCAGAAAGCTTTATTAATTCTCGTTCTTGCCTAACCGGTGTTGACCCTGGAAGCAAACGATACTCTGCGCTCAACCATCCTTTACCTTGCCCCTTCCTCCAACGGGGCACTCCGTCCTCAATACAAACACTACATAAAACTGCTGTATTGCCGGTGCGAATCACCAATGAGCTCAACGCAAACCCCATTGGATCCCAAGTCACTTCAAAAGGCCTTAGTTGATCGTTAAAGCGACCAGAAGTACGTGATGGGCTAGAACCACTCATGAAAAACCAAAATTTAAAAAGCGTCAGAAACCTAAAGAATTGGTTTTCACACCATAGATAGTGTCAAATACCTTGTGAGTCAGACTAAGGCCGCTAGATTTTAAAAAAGGCATTAGCTCTGCTCCTAATTTTAATGAGTGCAAGCCCGAGTCAACGACCCAGGAAGACATCACCACCGGCCTGTATAGAAAGGCCACCACTTGTTGCTGTTCCTAGCCATCCTGCCCTACATCTAGTTGCGCAAGAGGGACAGCTGCAAGTTCATACCGCACCTTATAGGGGCAGTTTCTCCGTTGTACTTAGTGAAGCTCTTAGGGCTGCTGGATTGGGCAGGCGTGTCATGGTTGCTCAATTCCTAAAAGGTGGGGTACACCAGGGGCCAAATAGATGTATTCGACTATGTGGAAAGCTGGAGTGGCTAAGACCTGACGTATCAAGCTGCCTATCCAAACCGCCTAATGATGATGTACATGCCTCCAAAAATGTTAAGGCGGTTGAAGCAATTTGGAAGATATGCCAATCTCACCTTATTAAAGGAGATTTAGATCAACTAGTTCTAGATGAAGTAGGGCTAGCTATTGCCCTCGGATATCTAAAAGAAAACGAGGTGCTTTCTTCTCTCGAGGCAAAAAAAGGAGGTATGGATGTCATCATCACAGGACCATCTATTCCCTCTCGAGTTATGGCAATTGCCGACCAAGTCACCGAGTTACGTCGTGGTTTCTGATGCTTAAAAACGATCGCTGGATTACCGAACAGGCCGCAGCAGGAATGCTTGAACCATTTCAAGCAGGACTCATAAGGCATTTGAACCCTCAACTGAATGAACAACCAGTTTTAAGCTTTGGTTGCTCTTCATACGGATATGACTTGCGCCTATCTTCTAAAGAATTCCTCATATTTAGGCATGTTCCAGGTACTGTGATGAATCCAAAAAGATTCAACCCTAACAACCTAGAGCCAACATCCTTACACAAAGATCAAGACGGTGAATTTTTCATATTGCCTGCCCATTCATATGGGCTAGGTGTTGCATTAGAAAAAATGAAAGTGCCCGAAAATATTACTGTTATTTGCTTAGGGAAAAGTACATATGCCCGCCTGGGAATCATCGTAAATACAACTCCTGCTGAAGCGAGTTGGGAAGGACATTTAACTCTTGAATTTAGTAATAGTTCTGGAGCAGATTGTAGGATCTATGCCAATGAAGGAATATGCCAGTTACTCTTCTTTGAGGGAGACCCCTGTGAAACTACTTACAGTGACCGCAAAGGGAAGTATCAACATCAACCAGAAAAAGTAACCCTTGCTCGAATCTAAAAAAGTGGCAACTGTAGAACTAATTACCGTAACGCCTGATGCTGAAAAAGCTATGGCTTATATAGCCAGAGTAAGCAACCCAAATAATCAAGAGAATGAAAGCTACTCGGGCTTGTTGAAATACTGTATTAAGCATGAACATTGGAGCGTCTTTGAACAGGCATATATGACCCTTCAGATTCAAACAAATAGGGGTATTGCTGCTCAAATTCTTCGTCATAGATCATTCACATTTCAAGAGTTCTCCCAACGTTATGCTGATAGCACCCAGCTGGGGTACATTCCTATCCCCGAATTAAGAAGGCAAGATTGCAAAAATAGACAAAACTCTATAGACGATTTATCTACAGAAATAAAAAAAAGTTTTGAAGAAAAAATTCAACAACAATTCCAGAATTCTATTGAACTTTACGAGTCAATGCTAAAAGCAGGAGTCGCAAAAGAATGCGCAAGGTTCATTCTGCCTTTAGCTACTCCCACACGAATCTACATGACAGGTTCATGTCGTTCATGGATTCACTATATAAATCTACGTAGTGGCCACGGAACTCAAAAGGAACATTTACAATTAGCGGAAGCTTGCAAAGTTATTTTCTGCGAACAGTTTACTACCGTTGCAGAGGCCCTTGGTTGGCATAGATAACGAGTTTAATAATATCTAATAGCCTTAACTATGCGAGCGAGGGCCAACTTGAACCTCATTAAAAGAACTGTCGTCAAGATTGGCTTCACTACTATTTAAAAATGAACTAACAGAACCAATACCTATTGAAGAAGGGAAGGGTGTATCATTGAAAAGAGAGTCCATTAATAAATAAAGTTCTTCTCTTGAACGTAAACCAACTGATCTACCTTTGAACTTCCCTTTTGCATCAAAAAAGTTTAATTCCGGAATCCCATTGACTTCATATTTATCAAGGAGGTCTTCCCAAATTGGATTATCTACATTGAGCAAAACAAAGTCTATTTTTTTTTCATTTTTTTGTTCCAATTCCAGCATGGTTGGCGCCATCTCTTTGCAAGCCTCACACCAACTCGCATAGAACTCAAAAACCGTTGGGCGACCATTCGCTAGGGCAACCTCAGGGTCAAGGGATCTTCTCGCAAGTTGCTCCAAAGGGCCTGCTGGATTCATCCCCCCTTTTAAAAAGAACAGCAAAGTAGCCATGCCAACTGCTACAAGAGCAAGAAAAATCCGTTGAAACTGACCAAGCGAAGAGGATTGAGGACTAGCTGCCATGATCAAACAAGGTTGATAATTCCTTTAGTTGAACTATTTTCTTTTAGTGTGACACATCTAAAACAGATCAAAAAACCTTTTTTAAAGTGGTTCGAGTCATTTCAAATTGAATAAAAGGTTTTTTCATTGAATTAAAGATCAATTGCATTCCATAAAATTTATTTTTGGACTCCGCACGTAAACAAACCATTCAACTCAATAGAAATTTAGGACGCCATCCTTGAGTCTTTATCCAATGACCTTTAAGCTTCAAGCTAATTTTGAGACCTAAATGGCCCAAGCCGCCATTAAATCAGTAGAAACTCCTTTAACAGCAGTCCCTCTAAGGTTTGGGACAGATGGAATTCGTGGACATGCTGAGTCTTTCCTGAATTCAAAACGTTGTCTCGAAATTGGTTTTTGCATCGGAAAGGTACTGTCAGGTAGCGGACCTGTTCTGATTGGCAGAGATTCCCGTTGTAGCGGTGAAGCTATGAGCTATGCCCTAACGGCTGGGCTTAATGCAGCTGGGAAGGAGGTTTGGGATTTGGGTTTATGCCCAACCCCAACTATTGCAACACTCATAAAAGAGTCAGGAGCTATAGGCGGATTAATGGTATCTGCAAGTCACAACCCACCTGAAGACAATGGAATAAAAGTCTTCGGGCCAAATGGATCAAAGCTTAAAAGCTCAGATCAAAGAATTATAGAAAGTTATTTAGAGGAAGACCTTACAGGCAAAATTTCACAAAAAACGACAAATAATAATTCCAATGTGACTAAACACCCTGAGCTCCTAACGAAATATCAAAGGAAGCTAGAGGCCTCAACAAAAGGACAAAGATTAGATGGTGTTTCAATAGTCCTAGACCTTTGCTGGGGATCAGCTACTGCAATTAGTGCTGAGGTTTTTACAAACTTAGGTGCTCAAGTAACTGTGCTACATGGCCAGCCCGATGGGAAAAGAATTAATGTGAAATGTGGTTCTACTAATCTTCTACCACTCCGAAAAGCTGTCCTTGAAACAAATGCTGAAATGGGCTTTGCGTTCGACGGAGATGCTGATCGAATGCTTGCAATAGATAGTAAAGGACGTGTTATAGATGGCGATCATATACTTTATCTTTGGGGCTCGGCTTTAAGAGAGCAAAATGCTCTCCCAGAACAAAGGCTTATAGCAACAGTTATGTCCAACTTAGGATTTGAAAAAGCTTGGGAAGACAGTGGGGGCCTTTTAGAACGTACAGCGGTTGGTGATCAATATGTGCATACTGCAATGCTCAGCAGCGGTGCTGCATTAGGAGGAGAGCAATCAGGACACATTCTTTCCTCAGAGCATCAATTTGCTGGTGATGGTTTATTTACCGCCATCCAACTTTCAACTCTTTGTAAATCAAAAGGATTAACTCTTACTCAATGGTTAGATCAGAGTTTTACACCATTTCCTCAAAAACTAGTAAATATACATGTTCCAAATAAAAGTATCAGGAGAGGTTGGTCTAATTGTCAGCCTTTAAATGAAGCCATTTTAAATGCTAAGGAAGCAATGGGCAATGAAGGAAGAGTTATAGTTAGGGCAAGCGGAACTCAACCTTTAATTAGGGTAATGGTTGAAGCATCTGATTCAGGGTTAGTTGATTCTTTTTCCTCTAAAATTGCTTGCCTGGCAGAACAACATCTAAATGCAGCCTAAACTTTATTTTAAATAAATTAAAATCAACTTTCCTCTAATTACAATCGCAAACATCCCATTCCTCCTCTAGCAATGACAAGGTGGGAATAGAATTTTTATTTCTTAAAAAGAGGGCCCTATATATAGGGGAACCATTTTGAGAAGCATAAATCTCCCTTTCAGTTGCAATACTCATAGGATTATTTGTCAGCCATGCCTGAGACTCTTCACCAATACGTTCAAAACAATTACTCATCTCAATCAACTTCAACATTGGATCGATTACCGACAACAAATCACTTTGAATAAAAAGCTCCTTACCAGGCGACAAGGCATTTGCAATCGACAGCAATAACTTTGGCTGAAGAACTCTGCGTTTCTTATGCTTTCTCTTAAACCAAGGATCGGGAAATTGAATTGTTACTCTATGAAGTTGTTGTTTTGAAAGGTTATTTAGCCAGGCGTCAAGACTCACATTTGCATTGCAAAAGAGAAACCTAAGGTTAGCTATACCTAGCTGCTCACGTTCACGCTCCGATGACAACACAAGAGGATGGCGAATTTCGACTCCAATATGGTTCCAATCCAGCTGCAAAGGAGCTAGTTCTAGTAAAAACTTTCCTCTTGCAGAGCCAATATCTAAATGCAATGGCATATCATAATCTTCAAACAATTCTTCAGGCCTAGGTATGCTTCGAGGCAGCTGAAAAAAACGGCTTAGAGGGTTGACATGTTGACGCACTAATGAAAATTTTTAGAGGAGTCTTCTATAGAAGAAATATGCCTTAGAAGACCCCAACAAGCTGTATATCCATGAACATGAGTTGCTCCACCAACCGAACCAATCTCCCCATTACAAAATGCACCTGCAATTGGAACTTCTTGAATCAACTCTCTAGCAATTGCAACATCCCCATTCTTAACTCCATATAAGCTCTCCCCTCTACCTAAACATGCCATTAATAATCCAAAAACTGGAGGTTGATCAGTTCTGTCTAAGGCTGCTCTCAAAAGCTGAAAGGCCTCCTGCCGTGAGGCGTCTGCTTCTCGCAGTTGAAACTGCACATTCTGCCCTACTCGCATCTGTTCAGCGACAGCCACAGCTCCGTTATTTGGATCAACACCTATAAGATTCCGAACTAAAAAACCTGCTTGGGCTTTAGGCGAACCAGTCCCCCCTATAACCAAATCTTTACATTCAACTCCAAGGAACAGAGAATGCCTAACGAGGTCTCTTTCTCGCTCTGTCAAATCAGCAAGAACTCTTTGTAGGAAAGCAACAGGACTATCTCTTGATTCCTCATGACTAAGTTCTATCAGAACATTTTTTTGAACCCGTTCAATCGCAAATACTGGACCTATAGGTTTGCAACCCTGCGCAACAACTGACTCTAAGAACCATTCACCTCCAAAGGTACAACCGACAGCACCATCAACTACTTGATCTCCAAAAAAAAGAGAGCCATGTGCAGCATTATGAGGGCCAGCTATTCCTCCAATAGTTGGTACAGAAGGATAGGCATAGTCAAGACCACTTATAAGGTCATTAATTGATCGTGTGGTGGGATCAACCAATAGCAACATGCTATTGGTTGTTAGAGGGTCTGATCCCACCCATTGCTGCCAATCATGAGAAGGCCCATCCAAATCTGGCAATGAATTTGTGTTTATCGCAAAAGGGTGCAATACAGCACCAGGCAAATTCAACAGAGTTACGCTTAATGCAGGTTTCCGCTCAACCTCAGATGTGATCAAATCACTTCTCGTACCTATCACTCCTCCTCCAGCACAACCCAACCAATGCCTTGCTTTTAAGCGGGCTTTTAAAAGTGGAAGCAAGCGGGGCAAATCACTTGCATAATCAGTCGAAGCAAAAACAAGCGCCAAGTCTGCCGTGCTTTCACCTTTAAGATTGTCGCCAACCTCTTTAACGGCACTCTCTAAAGAAGCTTGCTCAGACAAGGCCGTCCGGCAAGTTGCCTTAGAGGCACGTTGAAAAAGCCAATTTAAGGAAAAGTACGAACCCATAGACTCGACCCTAACAACTCCTTTACTCATCACTGCGAGATTGATAATGACGACATACATAAGGTTGCTATGAGTGAAATCGAATACCGCTTACTCGTATGGCTGACTTATCGACTTGCTGGAATATTCGCTTTAGGCCTACCTCTAGTACTTCTCATCTGGTCAATCCTCAGAAATCAAAGCTCCCTAATACGCCTCTTAATTATCTATTGGAAAGTCTCAAGCCTTTTAGCAATAAGCCTATTGCTTCTTGCTGATCATCGTCCAATGGGATACATCGCATTTTTTCTCGCACCTTTCTTGATGGCCTCCTCGGTCTGGTTCTGGACAGATCTCAATGAAGAACTTGCAGATCAACCACCATTTCGACCTTTACCGTTCACGGTAAAGCTATGGCGTTGGGCATTAACAGGGTTTGCAGTTTTAGCTGGAACAGTTTCCTACCAAAGTCTTGCTTGCTTAAATTTTGTACAGCATGCGAATTGCTTACCCTGGCTAGAAGGGCCAAAGTTAATCCAGCAAACTATAGAAACTCTATTTAAGTTTCTTTTTGGGGCGCAATGGACCGAGCCAATATCAGCTTTCATAGGATATATAACACTATTTGCTTATATTCTTGGAGTGCTTCAACTCCTTTTAGTAAAGCTGCCTAAGCAAGGGAGAATCGCAGGAGGATTTTAGCCAGTAAAATAAAAAATCAAGCCTCACCTATTCAATCAATATAATATTAATGTTATAAAACAAGAATTATTTAGAAGAAAATATTTACTTATTTTTCCAAAACTTCGATACAGCGGCTACAAATAGTGGGATGATTTTCATTAGAGCCTATATCACTCTCATAATGCCAGCACCTCTCACATTTTAGACCTCTTGCTCTCGCAATTTCAATTAAAGCAAGTTCACTCTTATGGCTAGCCAATACCTCTGCCCAAGGCTCCCCTCCTATTTGTAGCTGTGAAACAATTAGCCAATCTCTCAAGCCATCAACTTCTTGATTCCCAGAATCATTCAGCCAATTCAAAGCATTCTTTAACGCAGAACTGACAGGGTCCACCCGAACAGATGCCTCAAGAGATGCTCCAATCTCTTGTTGATTTCTACAATCTTCGATAACACGATTTACCGCAGATCTCAACTCACGTAATTCATGCATTGGCTCCACCAATGTTTTGTCCCTCCAGGCATCATCTGGGACAGGCCATCCTCTTAGAAACACTGAATCCTCATCTACATCATATGGGATATTCTGCCAAATGTCCTCGGCCATATGACACAGTACAGGTGAAATCATACCTGCTAGTTTTTCAACAATAAGCGACATTACTGTCTGACAACTTCTTCTTCGGAAGTCATCACTATGACTTACGTAAAGTCGATCTTTTGCAATATCTAGATAAAAATTTGACAAATCTGACACACAAAAGGCCTGAAGAATCTGAAAAAATCGCGCAAACTCATAATTATCAAACGCTAATGAAACGTCATCAATAACTTCAGCAGTTCTATGGAGCATCCAACGATCAAGCAATGGCAGCGAATCAATTTCTATTGAATTACAAGATGGGTTGAAGTCATGCAAATTACCCAAAAGATACCTTGCGGTATTTCTTACTTTTCTATAAACATCTGACAACTGGCGCAATATACCAGGGCCTATTGGCACATCAACGTTGTAATCAACGGAGCTTACCCAGAGTCTAAGGACATCTGCTCCATAAGCGGGTTCTAGTTTTTGATTAGTGCCCCCATTTATAACAACTGAAGGATCAACAACATTTCCTAGAGATTTACTCATCTTCCTACCCTTCTCATCTAAAGCAAATCCATGTGTGAGAACTGATTTATATGGAGCTTTACCATTTACCGCTATAGATGTAAGCAAAGAAGACTGAAACCAACCTCTATGTTGATCTGAACCTTCTAAATACAAGTCAGCCGGATAACTAAGATGATCAGTTTCTAATAAAACCGCTGCCCAACTAGAGCCTGAGTCAAACCAAACATCCATAGTGTCAGTTCCTTTTCTCCATTTTGCTGCTTGCGAGGCATACGAAGGAGGCAATAGTTCTGACTCATCCCTTTCCCACCAAATATCTGATCCATACTTTGAAATTAGACTATAAAGGTGATCTAATGTCTCAGAGTTCAGAAGAACATCATCACCATCTATCTCATAAAATACAGGAATAGGCACCCCCCAATTTCGCTGTCTAGAAATACACCAATCACCTCGCTCTCTAACCAT harbors:
- a CDS encoding FIST N-terminal domain-containing protein — encoded protein: MGSYFSLNWLFQRASKATCRTALSEQASLESAVKEVGDNLKGESTADLALVFASTDYASDLPRLLPLLKARLKARHWLGCAGGGVIGTRSDLITSEVERKPALSVTLLNLPGAVLHPFAINTNSLPDLDGPSHDWQQWVGSDPLTTNSMLLLVDPTTRSINDLISGLDYAYPSVPTIGGIAGPHNAAHGSLFFGDQVVDGAVGCTFGGEWFLESVVAQGCKPIGPVFAIERVQKNVLIELSHEESRDSPVAFLQRVLADLTERERDLVRHSLFLGVECKDLVIGGTGSPKAQAGFLVRNLIGVDPNNGAVAVAEQMRVGQNVQFQLREADASRQEAFQLLRAALDRTDQPPVFGLLMACLGRGESLYGVKNGDVAIARELIQEVPIAGAFCNGEIGSVGGATHVHGYTACWGLLRHISSIEDSSKNFH
- a CDS encoding DUF3177 family protein, which produces MSEIEYRLLVWLTYRLAGIFALGLPLVLLIWSILRNQSSLIRLLIIYWKVSSLLAISLLLLADHRPMGYIAFFLAPFLMASSVWFWTDLNEELADQPPFRPLPFTVKLWRWALTGFAVLAGTVSYQSLACLNFVQHANCLPWLEGPKLIQQTIETLFKFLFGAQWTEPISAFIGYITLFAYILGVLQLLLVKLPKQGRIAGGF
- the ileS gene encoding isoleucine--tRNA ligase; translation: MSQEKQQNGQKGPKYKETLNLLRTSFGMRANSAQREPELQRFWEEKGINLKIGLLNTGPSFTLHDGPPYANGPLHMGHALNKVLKDIINKYQILLGRKVSFTPGWDCHGLPIELKVLQSIDPDNRKQLSAIKLRKKAAAYAQKQVDSQRKGFLRWGIWGHWDKPYLTLNKQYEAAQIKVFGSMVLKGHIYRGLKPVHWSPSSRTALAEAELEYSEKHKSPSVYVAFPAIKLPQKLRISLDEQSIKLPQESESLGRALKIAIWTTTPWTLPANLAVSVNKNLNYLFVEDPKGCILIVAEELLKEFSNNLDQDLNVRGLVKGSLLVGLMYRHPLMDRNSPVVAGGDYITTDAGTGLVHTAPGHGVDDFNTARKNNLSILCPVDDAGFLTEQAGPFQGLNVLKDANQAIISALIDKGALLKELPYVHRYPYDWRTKKPTIFRATEQWFASVEGFRKEALDAIESINWLPSSGRNRMEAMVRERGDWCISRQRNWGVPIPVFYEIDGDDVLLNSETLDHLYSLISKYGSDIWWERDESELLPPSYASQAAKWRKGTDTMDVWFDSGSSWAAVLLETDHLSYPADLYLEGSDQHRGWFQSSLLTSIAVNGKAPYKSVLTHGFALDEKGRKMSKSLGNVVDPSVVINGGTNQKLEPAYGADVLRLWVSSVDYNVDVPIGPGILRQLSDVYRKVRNTARYLLGNLHDFNPSCNSIEIDSLPLLDRWMLHRTAEVIDDVSLAFDNYEFARFFQILQAFCVSDLSNFYLDIAKDRLYVSHSDDFRRRSCQTVMSLIVEKLAGMISPVLCHMAEDIWQNIPYDVDEDSVFLRGWPVPDDAWRDKTLVEPMHELRELRSAVNRVIEDCRNQQEIGASLEASVRVDPVSSALKNALNWLNDSGNQEVDGLRDWLIVSQLQIGGEPWAEVLASHKSELALIEIARARGLKCERCWHYESDIGSNENHPTICSRCIEVLEK